A stretch of DNA from Arachis hypogaea cultivar Tifrunner chromosome 19, arahy.Tifrunner.gnm2.J5K5, whole genome shotgun sequence:
GTAATTTTCTTGATTCAAATGTGTATGAAAATATAAAACTACAAGAGTGACTTACAAGTTACAACTCGTGGATGATTAGCAATGTATCTGAAgtagttttaataataataataataataataataataataataataataataataataatgagattGACTCTTGTaattacttttttgtttttatgtttttttttttgtattttagttttatatttgaattcattttgtatttttttgtctgAAAAACTGTATTAAATCATAATCATAtaactttaaattaattaataaaaatatgactTTAGGAGTAGAAATGTAGAATGGATCGGCCGTATAAAAGAGTATACTTGGGCTTTGGGCCTCTAAGAGTAGCAGGCTTATTGAGTACTCTTGCAGCGGACATGTTCATATTAGGCATTAGCAATCCATTAAAGGGCATTTTCTTGACCAAAAAAAAGGGCATTTTCTTTATAGAAATGTTAGGGACTAAAGTTTTTGCAGCTTAGGGtttagttgaagcagtttttTAATATTAGTCATCACCCTGAATTAACAccttatgagtttaattttgataaattaattttttatggtgaaaactcagatgaagtcgactttatgtgaagttaataACTGAAAGTCGtgagatgatttgactgatttgactaaattttcatctaacggttttcagctatcaacttcacgtgaagtcgactgcacctgagttttcactattttttaattatatttgttcaTTTGAATAATCATTTAcgtagttaatataaaaaataattatttttttatgtaacgaTATGTAAgcaaatatatatgtaaaattatttatattaatagtacatcaaaattaattttacatcttatttttatattattagaatttagaattgggctgataaaaataataaattttgttagtaGCATTATTCATATCTTTATTTAACAATGTTCAGTTTCTGTCCcgtataatttttatttagaaaagtataggtagacaataaaaatattaaataatgtgaacaatggatatatcAGATGTTTAATTCACAAGGTGTGCgaataattattctaatattaagatttaggtgagtaATTTAAAATATAGTGTGTTTTACTTTAATTGGACCAATTTTAAAACCCGTTATTCATATATTCAAAAAAGTCATTAATTACTTAGcataattctatttattttagattCATGCTCAATTTAGCGGGTTCAACCATGAAACAACGTTgaaaacaaaatgcttggttCCCGTTacttcttatttttctctcttttccctACTTATTTTGTCTTTTGGATCTCACCATGCAGTATTTGTTTATCCCATTTGAGATTTGACTGGTCAAATAGCGAACATGTTACTTATTTGATGAATTCGCATGTGCCCAAGCAACATTTTCCATTCGGGGATTATTATAAGTTTAGGATGTACTAATATGCTTATTGCTTAGATTATACAATAAAATGGATGTAACGAAATTGTTACCATTGCTGAAATCCCTCGTGCTTTTGGCCTTATTTGGCAGCAAAGTTTGGTTGTATTAGAAGATGATCCATCATAAAACATATGATAGTATTAATAAATCCCAATGTCCCTCGGAGCAAGCAATACAAACAGCCAGATTCtgtgcaaaaataataaaaataatcatggGTCATGGCATATTAATTTAAGTTGACGGGGCCATTATCCATGTATAAATTTCAGATATAAAAATGTACGTTTGTTTTGTGTATGGTTTGATTATTCATTTTACTTATTGGTGCATATCTTTTCCTATAGATCTTCttagtataattattatttttttaaacagaCATGAGCtaagaagtaaaaaaataaaggagctatggtttagggtttatcctTCTTATTTATATTGGTATCTAACTATGTATAACTATGATCACAAGTCAGAAAAAAGCTATGGTTTCTCTCTATCTCTTTTCCCTTGTTCTTATTACTTGCCTCCTCTGTTTTGTTGAACAAGCTTACTCTTCTTATCTTAAACCTACCAAAATTGGCCTGGGTTACACCCTCCTATCTCTTGAAGAAGTTGATGGTGCACTTCTTGGACTCCTCCAAGTTAAGCACAACAACTACATCTATGGACCTGACATTCCTCTTCTACGTCTCTTCATCAAGTAACTACATAACCGCATTGCATGCTTAGTACCTAGTACTTAGTTACTTGCCCTCAAAcattcacattttttatttttcttcatgttTTGCAGGCACGAGAGTGAGAACCGTTTAAGGGTACACATCACTGATGCAAAGAAACAAAGGTGGGAGGTTCCCTATGATCTTTTGCCGAGGGAGCAACCGGTCCAGATTGTTAGCAATAAGAAGAACCCAATAAGATCAGTGGCAGAGTACTCTGGCTCTGAGCTTGTTCTTACTTACACTTGTGATCCATTCAGCTTTGCGGTGAAAAGAAAGTCAAATGGAGACACCCTTTTCAACTCGAGTTCTGATGAAACTGACCCATTTGGTCCATTGGTGTTCAAGGACCAGTACTTGGAGATCTCAACGAAGCTGCCCAAAGATGCTTCTTTGTATGGTTTGGGAGAGAATTCACAGGCACATGGGATCAAACTACATCCAAATGATCCTTACACATTGTACAGCAGTGATATATCAGCAGTTAACGTGAATGCTGACTTATACGGGGCGCACCCTGTGTACATGGATCTTAGAAACAAAGGAGGGAAGGCATATGCACATGGTGTTGTGTTGCTGAATAGTAATGGAATGGATGTGTTGTACAGAGGAACATCTCTGACATACAAGGTCATTGGAGGTGTTTTAGATTTCTACTTCTTTGCAGGACCTTCGCCTCTTAATGTTGTTGACCAGTACACTTCCTTAATTGGCAGACCCGCTCCAATGCCTTATTGGTCCTTTGGTatgcttttctttcctttcttttcgcTCTCTTgtcttattatattatttttttaggtgAATTCTATGGTGTCTATAATTTGTTGTTTAACTTTTGACTAATTtactttttatgataattttttaatatttaataattatttacttttatacttttaaaattaaatattaattttaatcctTTTTGATAAGTTAGGCAAACATTTTTAGGCATCATAACAATCAcctattttttattagtaaaaaCTTACATACAATAATCTTCTctctcctcatactttccctaataaaaaattcttaaaagataATTTACTCAaacttatcaaattatttaataatttttaattatcaacttcatgCATATAAGTTTTtaccttttttattatattattttttaaaattattattcttatATAAGATCAATCTTATATGTTAAACAAATATTACTTCTACTTAAAAATTCAGCTATCAAATcaatcatcatatatatatatatatatactgtttaagttattatgtattttaaattGTATTCTAAGCAgctagttagtttttggtatatacTTAACCGTGAATGTTTACTTATCAAAATTTCATGTCTACTTATTATGCCTTTGAAGATCTTTCACCCTAAACAGCAACATATGTCGTCACATTAATGAATGGTGAAACTTCATACAATTTTTTTGCATTCTTGAATAAAGTCAAGTATGAAATTTAATATATCATATTTCATCAGAAAAAGGAAAGTATCTATCTCATGTAAGGCCAAATAAGtacaaacaataaaaaaatttaacaacgtATGCATGTGGCAGTTATTAAAAAAAGAAGACATGTTTACATAAGTTATTGCTTATATAATTGTATGATCTTGCTAGGTTTGACTAAGATTGCTTTTTGTGTTATTGGGCAAGAACAGGATTCCACCAATGCAGATGGGGATATCACAACGTATCAGTTCTAGAATATGTTGTGGAGAATTACCAAAAGGCAAAGATCCCGCTTGATGTGATATGGACCGACGATGATCACATGGATGGCCACAAGGACTTCACGCTGAATCCAGTGAACTTCCCGCGTCCGAAGCTTCTAGAGTTCTTGGACAAGATACACAGCATTGGCATGAAATACGTTGTGATCGTTGATCCCGGAATTGCTGTTAACACAAGTTATGGCGTATACCAAAGAGGAATGGCCAATGATGTTTTCATCAAGTATGAAGGTCAACCCTACATGGGTCAAGTGTGGCCAGGAGCAGTGTACTTCCCAGATTTCTTGAATCCAAAAACAGTTTCATGGTGGGGTGATGAGATTCGTCGCTTCCATGAACTTGTACCCGTTGATGGCCTTTGGATTGACATGAATGAAGTTTCCAACTTTTGCACTGGCAAGTGCAAAGTTTCAGTGGGAAGGGTTTGTCCCATTCCAATAGTTGGAGGTCGACCAAACCCAACATGTTGCTTAGATTGCACAAACGTCACTGCCACACGTTGGGATGATCCTCCTTACAAGATCAATGCTAGAAGAGTTGAAGCTCCAATAGGCTTGAAAACTGTGGCCACAAGTGCTGTTCACTATAATGGAGTTAAGGAGTATGATGCTCACAGTCTCTATGGTTTCTCACAAGCCATTGCAACTCACAAGGCCCTTCAAGGGCTTCAAGGAAAACGGCCCTTTATTTTGTCTCGCTCTACATTTGTAGGTTCTGGCAAATATGCTGCACATTGGACAGGTGATAATAAGGGCACATGGGAGGATTTAAGGTACACCATATCCTCTATTCTCAACTTTGGAATCTTTGGGATCCCAATGGTTGGTTCTGATATATGTGGTTTCTATCCCAAGAGCTTAGAAATAGATGGTACCAAAAATCTAACATTGTTGGTAAACACTGAAGAGCTTTGCAATAGGTGGATTCAAGTTGGTGCTTTCTACCCTTTCTCAAGGGATCATTCAAGCTACATTTCCCCAAGACAAGAGCTTTATCTTTGGGATTCAGTAGCTAAGTCTGCTAGAAATGCTTTAGGTATGAGGTATAAGCTTCTTCCGTATCTGTACACCCTCAACTATGAGGCTCATGTTAGTGGTGCCCCAATTGCAAGGCCTCTTTTCTTCTCATTTCCATCTTACACTGAGTGTTACGGCCTCAGCACACAGTTCTTGCTTGGGAGCAGTGTCATGATTTCTCCAGTGCTTGAGCAAGGAAATACACAAGTCAGAGCATTGTTTCCACCTGGCACATGGTATAGTTTGTTTGATTTGACATATTCCATTGTGTCAAAAGAGGGGACTTATGTTACACTTGATGCACCTTTGAATGTGGTGAATGTGCATTTGTATCAGAATGCCATTATTCCAATGCAACAGGGTGGAATGGTTTCTAAGGATGCTAGAATGACACCCTTCAGCCTTATTGTGACATTCCCAGCAGGAGCAAATGATGGAGAAGCTCAAGGGAACCtcttccttgatgatgatgagttgCCAGAGATGAAGATTGCAAATGGTTATTCAACTTACATTGATTTCCATGCATCTGTtagagaaaaaactgtgaaagtTTGGTCACAAGTTCAAGGAGGCAAGTATGCTTTAGATAAAGGTTGGATCATTGACAAGATTAGCGTGTTGGGATTAAATGGAGGTGGAGCATTACACACAGTTATGATAGATGAGGAACCATTGACAAGTGTCTCAAATGTGAAAGTTTACACAACAGAACAAAGGTACTTGTATGATCAGAGAGATgggaaaaataagagagagataATGGTAGAGTTGAAGGGCTTGAATATCCCtgttggtaaaaacttttctttGACTTGGAAGATGGGGTGATTTATTGGGATTAATTTTGAGATACTATTGTGGTCGAATGCCTTATCTAATATTCATGTAATAAAACAAAGGTATCTTTTATGCTGCCTAAATTTTGCTTATGAAATTTAAACATAAATAGGTGAGTCCcaccttatattttttttatttgtagacAAATTAGGCACAATTTTTATagacatcaattttttttaaatgaaagctTAAGGTGTTTTTTGGGTCAGTTTGGATAaatttataagtaattttttaatttataaaaaattataacattaatatttaataccattttaaaaattaatttgtggctttttaaaaaattatttaaaatatttataaaaaaaattaaaattatgaatttttttataataatttttttatttattttttaaataaatatttttttgactAAATACaacttaatttatttataaatttttttaatataaaatttttatattttaaatttttttttcaaaagagttACTTTTGTATTATGAacttattttttacttttgaggGTACTTTACTTATGTTGTTACGTGAATGAGTAAGCCTTGAAACTTTAgttatttgtatattaataaggtacatttatttgaaaaaaaaaatgattttatgtgttttttttataaagtatgtatCAAAGTAAACTAGGTCCGTACTTAAATAttaggttaaattacacagttagtCTATGCACTTTTAATGAAATTGTAAATTGGTTTCTATAGTTTAAAAGCTTATAATTGGatctcaaaaaaaattaaaatttataattaggtcctcaataacatttattgtaaaaaaaatacacATTTACCATAATgtccacttcttttttttttttttttctattatcctTTCTCTtcccctctttcccttccttcttcacTGGCAGTCATGGCCATGGCATCAACCACCACAGCAGCTTCCTTCTTTTTTCCCTCCCTTCCTCTTTGCGAATTCAGTTCCTCTTCAAGCAAATAATAATTTGCTGGGCTGCATTTTTGCTTTTCTACCATTGTTCAATGATGCTGATTATATGGTTTGAAATGTTGAATTACAATGAATTCAAAACTCATCCATTATGAAAATTCAGCTTCCTTTTATCGTAGTAGCACACAAAGTCTCAAACTTTAACTCTGTTCGATCTTTCTGAACTCTCTCTGATTACTTCAACATGTAAAtgtagtttttcttttattttttgtacaAGCTTGGGCAAACGAATTATGTTCATACTTGAAGAAATTTGTGGGTTTTGAGTtaattcatgtttttggatgtcaACGAATGAAAGATGCATTCTTGGTATTCGATGAAATGTTTGTGAGGAGAAGGGTAGCGTTTGAGGAACGTTGGTACATATCTGAATATGTTTTTCATAATGCTAAAGCTACATTAAACCAAACAGCACTTGAGAttgtaacaacaataacaacgGCAGCCATCTCCTACATAATCTAATTCATGATgttctttcctcttttttctgTGTTTTGGAAAGTGGAGAAGTGATAATGAGAGGGCTGGGGGTGGGGGTGGAGTGGGTTAGGGATTTGTTGGTCatttttaaatagttaaattatagTGTTGGTCctgtatttttactaaaattgtaAATTAGTCCTTATTGTTAAACACGTGCAACTCACATgtttaaaatagagaatatgttgaGAAATATTCCGTTAAATCAAACGGTGTTTGAATGGTAGGgactcaattacaaattttaattttctttaaggatccaattacaaacttttaaactaTAGGGACTAATTTGTAATTTCATTGAAAGTATAGGGACTAACTGTataatttaacataaatattATTTCTTAAATAGTAAAGAGTATTATACTCTTAATTAATtgccaataaattataactcaaatagtaTAGTTTCTCTATATTCATCTAAAAAGTTGTGCATTTGAGTCTtcctatttttgataaaaaaaaaattatactcttTATTAATCATACAAGTTATAATTctacattttattatattttatataaataattgagaTTAAAAAGATAACATAGCAATCAGgttaatcatatttttatttaaaaattttcaaatgaacttaatattaaaaaaatgaatttgaaaCTCATAAGTCATAACTTACTACTTTATTCATTACTCCTAATAATAAGTTATTTTCTACATGTAGAAACTATAAAATAATAATGCGTCgatacaagtaaaataaatttcgTAATTAGAAGAGATGTTCTTTTGCACACTTGTCCACCTAAAtaccttttaaatttaattgtaaaGAAATGGAATAAACATAGATAAATATATAGAATCTATAACTGAGAATAAATAAACGCCTATTGGTGTGAAAATAATATTGCTGTTTTGTAACAAAGTCTACATATAGTTATATATAGTACAAAGTTCACGGGGACAAATCATAATAAGACAAAGTGAAGCTTTGGATGCTAATTGCTATGAGTTTTTTAATCATCGTCCACTCACTTTCTTAATCTGAAGAACAAATTAATTATGTCCCAGATATCTTCAAATAAAGAATTCACAATTACCATTCCGAACAAATATGTAGGCATCTCATTCCTCCAGTAAGAGAGAGGAAATTTGGATTCAAAGGGAAtttagaaaaaagaataaaaagtacGTAGTAATTTCTAAACCCTCATTAATTAAAATTTCCCTATTAATATATGTACTATTATTCATCATAATTAATGTAAATAAatccaacaacaaaaaataaacagTCGTAAGACATGCATCCATCCACCTTAGGCCTTAGTATTCATTAGTCTACCAAAAACTCAAAGAAGCATCTTGCTTCTATTTGTATTAATAGCATCACATTGCCGTATATGAATAGGAATGACTCACATGGACCAAGAATATGACGTGTATCTGACTTTTGAAACTTcattacaaaaatgaaattccAATTTCCAACCTCCTTGACTATTGTCTAATGTCTCTATCCACTTTTATTCATTCACTTTCAGTACattatcaatataaattaaagacaaatacaatttAATAATGTTATATTATAAATATCATGCAGTGCATGACAACACTCCCTCAGTTATTAGCTATGTTTTCTCCTTGTAGCCCTTTGGCTACCCTCATATTCTTCTCTTGTATTCTACACTTTGCTCAACAAGCCAGCACTTCTTCTTTCATTGGCCAAGGTTACCGTCTCATATCTATTCAAATTGCACCTGATGCTGCCATTCATGCACTTCTCCAAGTTAAACAAACTAACAATATTTATGGTGCTGATATTCCTCTTCTAAGGTTTTATGCCAAGTAAGCACTACTTAACATAAATGTGCATTCAATTAGTcacattttttagttttattctcAAAGTTTATTTTCAATTATGCAGACACGAGACAGAGAACCGTTTGAGGGTACACATCACTGATGCAAAGAACAAAAGGTGGGAGGTTCCTTATGATCTTTTGCCGAGGGAGCAACCACCTCCTCTAAAACAAAGTATTGAATTCTTAACGAAGAACTCAACTTGGGTTTCAGAGTACTCTGGCTCTGAGCTTGTTCTTGCTTATACTCCTGACCCTTTCAGCTTTGCCGTGACTAGGAAGTCAAATGGAGACACCCTTTTCAACTCAACCTATGATGACTCTCACCCATTTGGTCCATTGGTGTTCAAGGACCAATACTTGGAAATTTCAACCAAATTATCCAAAGATGCTTCTTTGTATGGTTTGGGAGAGCACACACAGCCACATGGAATCAAACTAAATCCGAATGATCCTTACACTTTGTTCACAACTGACATATCAGCCTTCAATGTGAATGCTGATTTATACGGGTCACACCCAGTGTACATGGATCTTAGAAATGAGGGTGGCAAGGCATATGCACATGGTGTTCTGTTGCTGAATAGCAATGGAATGGATGTGTTTTACACAGGCACATCTCTAACATACAAGGTCATTGGAGGAGTTTTAGATTTTTACTTCTTTGCAGGACCTTCTCCTCTCAATGTTGTGGATCAATACACTTCTTTGATTGGAAGACCAGCTCCAATGCCTTACTGGGCTTTCGGTATgactttcttttttcattttgatTATCATTTCTAGTAACAATTTTCATTTATAACAATGATTTTCTCTTATGTATACATTTAACAGGATTTCATCAATGCAAATTTGGATATCAAAACGTGTCAGTTGTAGAAGAAGTTGTTGAGAATTACCAGAAGGCTAAAATCCCACTTGATGTTATTTGGAATGATGATGATCACATGGATGGGGCAAAGGACTTCACACTCCACCCAGTCAACTACCCTCGTTCCAAGCTTCTAAAGTTCTTGGACAAAATTCACAACATTGGCATGAAATATGTTGTGATCATTGATCCAGGAATTGCTGTGAACGAAAGCTATGAGGTATACCAACGGGGAATGGCTAATGATGTTTTCATCAAGCATGATGGGGAACCCTTCACGGGTCAAGTTTGGCCCGGTGCAGTATATTTCCCTGATTTTCTAAATCCAAAGACAGTTTCATGGTGGGGTGACGAGATTCGTCGCTTCCATGAACTTGTCCCTGTTGATGGCCTCTGGATTGACATGAATGAAGCTTCAAATTTCTGCACTGGAAAGTGCAGAATCCATGAGGGAAGGATTTGTCCAAATGAAACACAACCTTGGATATGCTGCTTTGATTGTAGAGACATAACAAACACAAAATGGGACAACCCTCCCTACAAAATCAATGCTTCAGGAGTACATGCTCCTTTAGGATCCAAAAC
This window harbors:
- the LOC112775081 gene encoding alpha-xylosidase 1-like is translated as MVSLYLFSLVLITCLLCFVEQAYSSYLKPTKIGLGYTLLSLEEVDGALLGLLQVKHNNYIYGPDIPLLRLFIKHESENRLRVHITDAKKQRWEVPYDLLPREQPVQIVSNKKNPIRSVAEYSGSELVLTYTCDPFSFAVKRKSNGDTLFNSSSDETDPFGPLVFKDQYLEISTKLPKDASLYGLGENSQAHGIKLHPNDPYTLYSSDISAVNVNADLYGAHPVYMDLRNKGGKAYAHGVVLLNSNGMDVLYRGTSLTYKVIGGVLDFYFFAGPSPLNVVDQYTSLIGRPAPMPYWSFGFHQCRWGYHNVSVLEYVVENYQKAKIPLDVIWTDDDHMDGHKDFTLNPVNFPRPKLLEFLDKIHSIGMKYVVIVDPGIAVNTSYGVYQRGMANDVFIKYEGQPYMGQVWPGAVYFPDFLNPKTVSWWGDEIRRFHELVPVDGLWIDMNEVSNFCTGKCKVSVGRVCPIPIVGGRPNPTCCLDCTNVTATRWDDPPYKINARRVEAPIGLKTVATSAVHYNGVKEYDAHSLYGFSQAIATHKALQGLQGKRPFILSRSTFVGSGKYAAHWTGDNKGTWEDLRYTISSILNFGIFGIPMVGSDICGFYPKSLEIDGTKNLTLLVNTEELCNRWIQVGAFYPFSRDHSSYISPRQELYLWDSVAKSARNALGMRYKLLPYLYTLNYEAHVSGAPIARPLFFSFPSYTECYGLSTQFLLGSSVMISPVLEQGNTQVRALFPPGTWYSLFDLTYSIVSKEGTYVTLDAPLNVVNVHLYQNAIIPMQQGGMVSKDARMTPFSLIVTFPAGANDGEAQGNLFLDDDELPEMKIANGYSTYIDFHASVREKTVKVWSQVQGGKYALDKGWIIDKISVLGLNGGGALHTVMIDEEPLTSVSNVKVYTTEQRYLYDQRDGKNKREIMVELKGLNIPVGKNFSLTWKMG